GTGAGCAAAAGGCAGCTTAGCTTGGCCAGCTCTGTGGGCTGGAAATGGAAAAGACCGAGATCTATCCATCTGGAGGCCCCGTAAATCGATTCCCCGGTGAGCAGGACAGTCAGCAAGAGGCCCAGGGACACCCAGTACAAGGGCCAGGCAAGACTCCGCAGGTGCCGATAGTCAAAGGAGCTGCAGATGATAAGGCCCCCCATCCCGAAAAGACCCCACAGCATCTGTTTCTGGTAAAAGCTGTAGGTGGTCATCCCGCCTTCGCCGCGCAGCGAACTGGCCGAGTACAGGTTCATGACCCCGAGGCCGAACAGGGCCAGGGACCAGAGGAGAAGGGTCCAGTTCAGGTGGGTGAACAGTCTGCGGTCAAAAGGGGACATGGTGCTCCTTACCCAGCCTCTTCAGGATCAAGGAGGTATTCGAAGATCCCTTTGACGATGGGCCCGGCTGCGGAGCTGCCGTGGCCGCCGTGCTCGACCAGGGTGACCACCACATACGACGCGTCCCCCTGCTGGCCAAATGCGGCCATCCAGGCGTGATCGCGGAATTTGTACGGGATCTCCTCTGTCTCCTTGTCCTCGTGCTTTTTCGTCAGTCGAACCACCTGTGCAGTCCCGGTCTTGGCCCCGATGGTCGCTCCGGGCAGACGGAGCCTGCGGGCGGTTCCCCGCTTGCCCTCCACGGTGTGGATCATCGCCTGGCGGATGAATTCGCGGTGGGCGTCCTGCAAAGGCAGGCTGTTCTGGACTCGGGGGGAGGCATCGTGCTGCAGCAGGGGCTGAAGCAGGCGTCCGCCGTTGACCAGCGCGGAGATAAATCTGGCCACCTGCAGCGGGGTGCTGGTGGTGTAGCCCTGCCCGATGGCGGTAATCACCGACTCTCCTCCCTGCCATGGCTGGCCGAACCGCCGAAGCTTCCATTCCTTGCTGGGGATAAGGCCCGCCTGCTCATTGGGCAGCCGGATCCCGGTCTTCTGTCCAAAGCCGGCTTGGGTGCAGAAGGAATGGATCTTGGATATCCCCAGTTCCTCACCCAGATTGTAGAAGTAGACGTCGCATGATCTGGCGATGGCCTCTTTCATCTCCAATCTCCCATGCCCGTAACGCCTCCAGCAGCGGAACAGGCCGTTGCCCAGCCGGTACCGTCCCGAGCAATAGAAGGAGGTCGAGGTGGTGATCTCGGATCGAGCCAGGGCGCAGCCGGCTACAGCCAGTTTGAACACCGACCCCGGGGGGTAGGCGCTTTGGATCAGCCTGTTCTGCAAGGGATGGCTTGGATCATGGAGCAGATCCTCCCACTTCTCCATGCTTAGTCCGCGTACAAACAGGTTGTTGTCGTATCCCGGCTTGCTGACCAGAGCCCGGATTTTTCCGGTTACAGGTTCCATGACCACCACGGCCCCGGCATGATCTCCGAGGCTTTCCCAGACAAACTGCTGCAGTTCGCAGTCCAAGGTCAAATCGAGGTTGGACCCTGGCTGGGGGGGCTGAGTGATACTGGAATGCAGGATCCGGCCCTGAGCGTTGACCTGCAGATGTTTGCGTCCTTTCTGTCCGTGCAGAATATCTTCAAATGTCTTTTCCACTCCCTGCTTGCCGATCATGTCCCCAAGGGTCAGCCTGGGGTTGGCCCGCAGCTCCTTTTCGTTGGCCTGGGCCACATAACCGAGGACATGGGAAAATGGGGCCCCGTATGGATAGGTGCGCAAGGGGCGGGTAATGATGTTCAGGTCCGGCCAGTTGTGGATTCTGGCCTCAATATAGGCCAGTTGATCAAAGGTCAGGTTGGGGACCAGAAGCAGGGGCTCGAAGGACCGGACCTTGTCCCGGCCCTGTTCAAATCTATCGGAGAGCTTGGAGGTGGGGACATCGGTCCAGTCGCTGACCTGCTGCAGGGTGGCTTGAACGTCGGCGGAGTTTTCCCGGATCATGGCCAGTCCGTATGCTGGACGGTTGTCGGCCAGGATATTCCCGTTTCTGTCCCGGATCAGGCCCCGAGGGGCATGGATGGACTGTATACGGGTGATATTGGCCTGGGCCTTTTGGGCATAGACATCTCCCTTATAGACCTGAAAATACCAGAGACGAAGGAAAATGATTATGAAAAGCAGGAGGATGGCTGCCTGCAGAATGACGATCCGGTCTGCAGGCAGGGTGTTGACCTGATCAGAGCGAAACATACCGTGATTTCCCCCAGCGTTTGAATGCCACTGTCATCGCTGCCCAGAGCAGGGGAAAGAGGAGGGCGGTTTCCACTCCCTGAAGGAGGATCCTGTCCACGGGGATGGCGACTTCCTGCAGTGCGGACATGAGCTGGATGACGCTGGAATGCCAGATCCCGGCCAAGATGGAAAGCGAGATGAGGAATATGAGATTTGAGCTGGTCAGATACAGGCATAGGACCTGAAAAATAAGCATCAGGCCGCCAAACCAGAGGACGGAGAGGCCAAAGGCCAGATCTCCGGCTCCCTCGTTGATGACGATCCATACCGGGGTCAGCCAGGCCGCCTCCCGGTAGCGGTGCTGGTGCACAAGAACCAGAATGGCCGGACCGAAGCAGTCGATTCCGGGGATCATATCGTGGATCCAAATGCACCCGGCGGTGAAAACGATCCACCACAGGACAAGACGCATACCGCTCTCTCGCCTCATTACCCCGGTTCCCGAACCGGCTGAGGCTGGGCTTCTGGGGTGAGGACAACCAGGACCTCCTCCAAGCGATCGAAATTGACCAGGGGGCGGGCCTGGATCTTCTTGAACAGGGAAAGGTCGGACACAGCGATCTTGTCGATCCTGGCCACAGGAAGGCCCTGGGGAAACAGTCCGGCCAAGCCGGATGTGACCAGGGTCTCCCCGGACTGGACTGGAGCGTTCTGGGGGACATGCTTGACCTGCAGGGGACTGTGCAGCCCCTGCCCGCACAAGACACCGTTGGTCCGGCTTTCCCTGCCCCTGACCGGTATGTGGCTGTTGGGGTCGGTTATCAGCAATACAGTGGAAAAATGGGGACTGGTCTGTTTTACCCGCCCGACGATACCTTGAGAGGTCAGGATGGGGGTGTTGGGGGCAACGCCGTCACCACGTCCTTTGTTGATGATCAAGGAACGCAGGACGGAATTGGGTCCGACTTGGCTGCCGATGATGTCCGCCCCTTGGCACGTCCATTCCGGGGGGCGGGGAAACTCCATGAGCTCCCTGAGCCGGGTGGCTTCCTTGGCCCGGCTCTGCACGCGGATCATCTTCAGCTTCAAATCCTGGAGCTTGTCCCGCAGGGCCGCATTTTCCTCTTGAACATCGCGGAGGAGAATATAGGAGTCCACCAGGGATTCGGCCTTGCTGTGCACCCATTTGCCCGGGGTGAGGACGAAACCGACGATCTCCAGTCCAGTATATCTGGCCATGCGATCCAAATGCCCTGTTTTCCAGTTCCAGGTGTACAGGCTCATGTACACGAACAGGGGCAGGAGAAAGGCCAGCACGAGGTGGCGGAGCTTAAGAGGGAGCACAAGACATCAATCGACGGTTACATCTTTGAGAATATCCAGATTGTCCAAGACCTTGCCGGAACCCAGCACCACAGTGGATAGAGGATCGTCCACCAGAGTGATGGGCAGGGAAGTCTCTTCCCGCAAAAGCTGATCCAGCCCGCGAAGCAGGCCCCCCCCTCCGGTAACCACGATGCCCCGGTCAACAATGTCTGAGGCCAGCTCAGGAGGCGCCTGCTCCAGAGCCATGCGCACGGCATGGGTTATTGTGGCCACTTCTTCGGAAATGGCGTTCCGGATCTCCTCGGAGTTGACCTTCAGGTGCTGCGGTATGCCGGAGACCAGATCCCGTCCCTTCACCTCCAGTTCCTGATTGTCGTACTCCCCGGGAAAGGCGGCGCCGATGGTCTGCTTGATCCGCTCGGCGTTGCTCAGGCCGATGAGCAGATTGTATTTGCGTTTAATGTGGTGCATGATGGATTCATCCATCTTGTCTCCGCCCACCCGCACGGACTTGCTGTACACAATGCCCGCCAGGGATATGACTGCGACCTCCGTGGTCCCGCCCCCGATATCGACGACCATATTGGCAGTTGGCTCAGTGATGGGCAGGTTGGCCCCTATGGCAGCAGCCATGGGCTCCTCGATCAGGTAGACCTCTCTGGCCCCGGCGCTTTGGGCCGACTCCTTCACTGCTCGCTTCTCGACCTGGGTGATTCCGGTCGGTACACAGATAATGATCCGGGGGCGCACCAGCCGCCGGCTGTTGTGGACTTGAGCGATGAAGTACCGGAGCATGGATTCGGTGATCTCAAAATCGGCGATGACGCCGTCCTTCATAGGCCGGATGGCCACGATATTGCCCGGGGTCCGGCCCAGCATGCGCTTGGCCTCATTCCCCACGGCCAGGACCTTGCTTGTTCCCTTATTGTCCTGCTTGACAGCGACCACAGAGGGTTCATTCAGAACGATCCCCCGGCCCCGGACATAGACCAGAGTATTGGCTGTTCCCAGGTCAATGGCCAGGTCGCTGGAAAAAATGCCGAGAAACTTGTTGAATATATTAGGCATGCTTCCTCTCTGCGTGCATAGGAAAGTTAACGGTTGGCGAGGCGATGTCCGCTACAGGTCGAGCCCTGGATGATAACCGACGATGCATATCTTGGCTTCGTTGGCTACTTCCAATGTCTGCTGGCGGTCAAAGAACAGGCTTTTATCCGCTTCCACAGCCAGACACGTGGCTTGAGCCCGGATCATGGTCCGGACCGTCTCCAGACCTACTGCCGGCTGGTCTATATGTTCTTCCTGGCCGGGTTTGAAGGTCTTGACCACCACGCATCCCTTCCCGCCAAGGCGACCAGCTCGGCTTATGGTCTCGTTGGTTCCTTCAATGGCTTCCACTGCGACCACCATCTGGTCCCGGATTACAACGCACTGTCCAATATCCATGTCCCCGATCTTTTTGCCCACAGGCCACCCGAACTCAATGTCGGCTTTTTCCTGCCTGGTGGGTTCCCGCTTGGTCAGCACCCCGGCCGGAGTGCGCAGGGAAGGAACAAAATGCAGAGCGGAGACCGAGGTGAAGCCTTCTGTCTCCAGCAAGCCGACCAGGGCCTGCAGAAGGGAGTTGTCATTCTTGCTCCGCAGATGAAAAAGGAGCTTGGCAGCCCGCAGGTCCGGACGCAAGGCCAGGGCCCTGGGCTTGTTGATCCCGCCGGCGAAGACCACCTCCCGGACCTGATGCTTGGCGAAGAAGGCCAGCATTTTGCTCAGCTGTCCAAGGCGCAGCCAGGTTATGTGCTCCACCAGCATGGACAGCTCCGGGCGGGTGTGCTCTTTAAAGGCGATCCCGATGGTCGGGCGTCCCAACCGGCGTGCTCCCTGGGCCACCAGAAGCGGAAACTGCCCCTCCCCGGCGATGATGCCCAGGGGTGAGCTGTCGGCCGGCGGCGGTTGCTGATTCATATGCGAGTCGTCCCTTGGGCCAGTGGTGAGCAGCGATCAAGCCCACATTTGTATCCGATTTCGAAGCACAAGGCAAACCCGGCTGGAGGCATACGAGGTAAGCTGATTCTTCGACTGAGCCGATTTGTACGGCGACATTTTGATATGGCCTTGCCGGGGATTGGTCCGTGGCCACTGTGAGTTCAGGACAATGTCGCTGTAGTGCTATGCCTTTTCGAGGCGCCACTTTCTGGGCCACGAGCCAGGTCAGCCCACGAAACCAAGCGTTGCGGGGGGCGGCGGCCAAACGGTTGCATCCAGCCGGGCCCGGGCGTACTCTCCTTTTCAGGAGGTCAACATGTCGGAACACAGCACGTATACCTGCCAGGATTTTCGGCTGGAGATGATCATCCTGGGCCTGCACCGCCGTCTGCAGGATGCATCTCTGAGCCAGGAGGAGCGGGAGAATATATTGGCCAGAATCCAGGAGCTGGAAGAGGAGGCCGGGATGGATTGAGGCCTCTGCGGGCCGGAAATCGCGGCATATAAAGGTCATAGGGACAAAGACTATGAACCGGAGGCGGATCCCTGGTCATTGCCCGCATATTTGCTCAACCGGTATCTGAACTGGCGGAAACTGAGCCCGACCAGCTCTGCTGCCTGCCCCTTGTGCCCGCCGGTCAGCTCCAAAGCCCGGTGCAGGATCTCCCGGTCCTCCTGCTCCAAATAGGCATCCAGGGATAGCTCGCGGTTGAGGACTTTTTCCCGCTGGCTGGCCTGGCCGCTGTGGGCCTGCTCGTAGATGATCAGTGACGATTTGGTGATGTACGGCCCGGTTTCCAGGGCCACGGCCCGGGCCATGATGGTTTCCAGCTCCCGGACGTTGCCCGGATAATGGTAATTCTTCAGCTTCTCCCTGGCCTGGCGGGTGAACCCGGAGATATGCTTGTTCTGCTGACGACAGAAGGTGCGCAGAAAGTGCTCGGCCAGGAGGAAAAGATCGTCTCCCCGCTCCCGCAGGGGCGGTATGGTGATGATCACCCCGCTTAAGCGGTAGAACAGGTCTTCCCGGAACTTCCCCTGGGCGACGTCCGCTTCAATGTCCCGATTGGTGGCGGCCAGAAAGCGCACGTTGCTGTGCACAATCTCCGTGCCGCCCAAGGGCGTAAAGCTCCCGTCCTGAATGCAGCGCAGAAGCTTGACCTGGGTTCCAAGCTGCAGCTCACCGACCTCGTCCAAAAAGAAGGATCCCTGATCCGCCTTTTCCACCAGCCCTTTCTTGGCCCGATCCGCCCCGGTGAACGCCCCCCGCCGGTAGCCGAAGAGTTCGCTCTCGACCAGGGAGTCGGGCAAACCGCCGCAGTTGACGATCATCAAGGCCTTGTCCCTTCGCCGGCTGTGCTCGTGAACGGCCCGGGCGACCAGCTCTTTTCCGGTACCGGATTCCCCGGTGAGCAGGACATGGATGTCAGTTGGGGCTATGCGCCGGACCATCGTAAACACGTCCTGCATCTTCGGGCTCTCCCCGATAATGGTTCCAAAGCGGCTGTCGATCTGGTTTTTCAGCCACTGGTTCTCCTCTGCCAGCCTGGAGTGCTCCAGGTGCCTTTGGACCAAAAGCAGAAGTTCGTCCAGATCAAAAGGCTTGGCGATATAGTCCTTGGCCCCAAGCTTCATGGCTGACACAGCGGACTGGGAGTCGGCATAGGCGGTGATCATGATCACCGGAAGGCTCATATCCTGTTCCTGGAGCCAGCGGAGAAAATCGAGCCCGCTTTCTCGTCCCAGGCGGAGATCGACAAAAGCCAGGTCGATGATGTCGTTCTGGAGCAGGGAAACGGCGTCTTGAATCGAGGCGGCCTGAAAAATGGTGTGCTGCTGCTCGCTCAGGGCCACCTCCAGGACTTCCCGCAGGCTCTTGTCGTCGTCGAGAACAAGTATGGACCCCATGTTCGGGCTCACTCCCTGGCGTAGACCAGACGGCCCTGGACCATCATGGCCTGAACCCGGCCCGAAAGCCTCTGACCCATGCTCGGAGTGTTCTTGCCCTTGGAGGCCAGGTCTTTGGCCTGGACAGTCCAGGAGTCGTCGGGGTTGAAGATGCATATGTCGGCGGGGGAGCCTGCACAGAACTCGTTGACCGGGAGGGAAAAGAGAGAGGCCGGGGCAAAGGACCACAGCCTGCACAGGTCCTTGATGCCCAGGATCTGGTCTAAAATCAGGGACCAGGTCAGGGACAAGGCGGTATCCAATCCGGATATCCCATTGGGCGCCTGGGCAAATGGGGCGTCTTTTTCAAAATCTGCGTGCGGAGCGTGATCTGTGACCAGGATGTCGATCACCCCTTCGGAGACCGCCTGGCGCAGGGACAGGACGTCGTCGCGGGTCCGCAACGGGGGGTTGACCTTGGCCAGGGTGTTGTATCCGCGGACGCATTCCTGGTCCCAGAGCAGGTAGTGGGGGCAGGTCTCCGCAGTAACCGGGACTCCGTCCTGCTTGGCCCTGGCAATGAGCTCAACCGACTCCCGGGTGCTGATATGGGCCAGGTGGATTGGGATCTGCAGATACCGGGCCACAAGGATATCCCTGCTGACCTGCATGGCTTCGGCAATGCTGGGTTGGCCGGGAAGGCCCAAAGCGTCGCTGATCAGTCCCTCATTGACCACTCCGTGGGCGGAGAATCCCGGATCCTCGCAATGGTCGATGACCGGCAGTCCTGGGCCGGTGCTGTATTCCACGGCCCGGCGGAACAAATGATTGTCCGCTACCGGAATGCCGTCGTTGGAAAGGGCAACGCAGCCCGCTTCAGCAAGTTCAAAAAACGGGGCCAGCTCCTTCCCGGACAGGCCCTTGCTCAGGGCCCCTACCGGGTGCAGGAACGGACCATGGGGGTGGGTGGCCGAGGCCTTGTGCAGCTGAAATTCTGTCACCGGAGCGCAGTCATTGACCGGATCGGTGTTGGCCATGCACATGATATGGCTGAAACCGCCCTGGGCTGCGGCCTGCAATCCGGAGGCGATGTCTTCCTTGTATTCCTGTCCGGGCTCGCGGAGATGGGTGTGGGCATCGATGAGGCCGGGCAGCAGCAGTGCGCCATGGGCGTCGATGCAGTCCAGATGCCCCAAATCACGGGACGGGTCTGCGGGAAGGAGATCAACGATGTGTCCCCGGGCGATGAAGACATCCACAAGCCGATCCCGCCATCTGCCATTGCGCACAGCGCATTCCGGTGCGGACATGATCACTCCTTGGGCGACTGGGTGAGAAAGAGGTAGAGCAGGGCCATGCGCACGGCCACTCCGGCACTGACCTGGGAGAGGACGAGACTTTTACTGCTGTCTGCAAGGGAGGACTCGATCTCGACTCCCCGGTTCATGGGGCCGGGATGGAGGATTTTGACCTCGGGCTGGGTCAGTTGGAGCAAGGCCGGACGCAAGGCGTAGACCTGAGCGTACTCCCGGATTGAGGGCAAAAGGCCGGAATCCTGGCGTTCAAGCTGCAGGCGCAGGCACTGGATGGCATCTACGCCGGAGCAGGCCTGGACTGGATCGGTGAATACCTGTACCGGCCAGTTGTCGATCCCGCGGGGAAGCAGAGTCCTGGGGGCACAGACCCGAAGCTGAACCCCGAGCTTGTGAAAAAGCTCGACATCTGAGCGGGCGACGCGGCTGTGAGCGATGTCACCGAGCAAAAGCAGGGTCCGTTGGGCAAAGGAGGACCAGACCTGGTGCAGACAGAATCCGTCCAGCAGGGCCTGAGTGGGGTGGGCGTGCCATCCGTCGCCGGCATTGATGACGTTGCAGGAAAGGATCCGGGACAGGTACTGGGCGGCACCGCTGACGGTGTGCCTGATGACCAGGGCATCGGGGTGCATGGCCTGGAGGGTGAGGGCGGTATCCTTGATGTTCTCCCCTTTTTGCAGACTGCTCCCGGACTGGGCCAGGGAAAAGGTGTCCGCCGACAGGCGCTTGGCCGCGATATCAAAGGATGTCTTGGTCCGGGTGCTGGGTTCAGCGAAAAAGAGAACGACGCTTTTTCCCTTCAAGGCAGGAGCTTTCTTTACCGGCCGGTGCGCCATTTCGGCAAAACGTTCGGCAAGCTCGAATACTGTATGGATATCGTCGGCAGAGAGATCGGAAACGGTCAACAGGTGTGAGTGGGCCCAATGCATCCCCGCTCCTTGCGATAAAAGGGTCACACAGGCATCGAGGCCTGCATATCTTCTGGAACCAGGCTGAACCGTCCAAGTTTCCCCGGTTGCAGACTGCCGGCGACCTGGTCCAGCCCCAGGGCTCGAGCTGGGTTGATGGTTATCATGGCGACCAGATCTGTCAAGGAAAGATTTCCCTCCCACATCCCGGCCAGATAGGAGGCCTCATTCCATAGATTCAGATCATGGTTTGAGCTCAGACCGTCGGTGGCCAAGCTCAAGGGAATACCGGCCCTATACAGGTCTTCCACCGGGGCCCGGCCGCAGCCGATATAGGCATTGCTCCGGGGGCAGATGCAGACCCTGGCTTTGTTGTTGGCCAGCAGGGCGATATCCTGCCGGCCGAGGTGGACGCAATGCACAGCGAGTGTGTGCTGATCCAAAAGTCCAAGCCGATGGGCATAGGCCACCGGCGAACAGCCGGGGGGAGTGTAGGAGGCCGGAAAAAGCCTGCCCCGGAGGAAGTCTGCAAACTCGCCCCGGCCGGACGACAAAAGCTCCACCTCTCCAATATGCTCGGCCAAGTGCATTGAGAACGGGCGGCCATAGCGGGT
This region of Desulfovermiculus halophilus DSM 18834 genomic DNA includes:
- a CDS encoding sigma-54-dependent transcriptional regulator, with translation MGSILVLDDDKSLREVLEVALSEQQHTIFQAASIQDAVSLLQNDIIDLAFVDLRLGRESGLDFLRWLQEQDMSLPVIMITAYADSQSAVSAMKLGAKDYIAKPFDLDELLLLVQRHLEHSRLAEENQWLKNQIDSRFGTIIGESPKMQDVFTMVRRIAPTDIHVLLTGESGTGKELVARAVHEHSRRRDKALMIVNCGGLPDSLVESELFGYRRGAFTGADRAKKGLVEKADQGSFFLDEVGELQLGTQVKLLRCIQDGSFTPLGGTEIVHSNVRFLAATNRDIEADVAQGKFREDLFYRLSGVIITIPPLRERGDDLFLLAEHFLRTFCRQQNKHISGFTRQAREKLKNYHYPGNVRELETIMARAVALETGPYITKSSLIIYEQAHSGQASQREKVLNRELSLDAYLEQEDREILHRALELTGGHKGQAAELVGLSFRQFRYRLSKYAGNDQGSASGS
- the mrdA gene encoding penicillin-binding protein 2, producing the protein MFRSDQVNTLPADRIVILQAAILLLFIIIFLRLWYFQVYKGDVYAQKAQANITRIQSIHAPRGLIRDRNGNILADNRPAYGLAMIRENSADVQATLQQVSDWTDVPTSKLSDRFEQGRDKVRSFEPLLLVPNLTFDQLAYIEARIHNWPDLNIITRPLRTYPYGAPFSHVLGYVAQANEKELRANPRLTLGDMIGKQGVEKTFEDILHGQKGRKHLQVNAQGRILHSSITQPPQPGSNLDLTLDCELQQFVWESLGDHAGAVVVMEPVTGKIRALVSKPGYDNNLFVRGLSMEKWEDLLHDPSHPLQNRLIQSAYPPGSVFKLAVAGCALARSEITTSTSFYCSGRYRLGNGLFRCWRRYGHGRLEMKEAIARSCDVYFYNLGEELGISKIHSFCTQAGFGQKTGIRLPNEQAGLIPSKEWKLRRFGQPWQGGESVITAIGQGYTTSTPLQVARFISALVNGGRLLQPLLQHDASPRVQNSLPLQDAHREFIRQAMIHTVEGKRGTARRLRLPGATIGAKTGTAQVVRLTKKHEDKETEEIPYKFRDHAWMAAFGQQGDASYVVVTLVEHGGHGSSAAGPIVKGIFEYLLDPEEAG
- a CDS encoding dihydroorotase, whose protein sequence is MSAPECAVRNGRWRDRLVDVFIARGHIVDLLPADPSRDLGHLDCIDAHGALLLPGLIDAHTHLREPGQEYKEDIASGLQAAAQGGFSHIMCMANTDPVNDCAPVTEFQLHKASATHPHGPFLHPVGALSKGLSGKELAPFFELAEAGCVALSNDGIPVADNHLFRRAVEYSTGPGLPVIDHCEDPGFSAHGVVNEGLISDALGLPGQPSIAEAMQVSRDILVARYLQIPIHLAHISTRESVELIARAKQDGVPVTAETCPHYLLWDQECVRGYNTLAKVNPPLRTRDDVLSLRQAVSEGVIDILVTDHAPHADFEKDAPFAQAPNGISGLDTALSLTWSLILDQILGIKDLCRLWSFAPASLFSLPVNEFCAGSPADICIFNPDDSWTVQAKDLASKGKNTPSMGQRLSGRVQAMMVQGRLVYARE
- a CDS encoding aspartate carbamoyltransferase catalytic subunit, with protein sequence MHWAHSHLLTVSDLSADDIHTVFELAERFAEMAHRPVKKAPALKGKSVVLFFAEPSTRTKTSFDIAAKRLSADTFSLAQSGSSLQKGENIKDTALTLQAMHPDALVIRHTVSGAAQYLSRILSCNVINAGDGWHAHPTQALLDGFCLHQVWSSFAQRTLLLLGDIAHSRVARSDVELFHKLGVQLRVCAPRTLLPRGIDNWPVQVFTDPVQACSGVDAIQCLRLQLERQDSGLLPSIREYAQVYALRPALLQLTQPEVKILHPGPMNRGVEIESSLADSSKSLVLSQVSAGVAVRMALLYLFLTQSPKE
- a CDS encoding rod shape-determining protein, translating into MPNIFNKFLGIFSSDLAIDLGTANTLVYVRGRGIVLNEPSVVAVKQDNKGTSKVLAVGNEAKRMLGRTPGNIVAIRPMKDGVIADFEITESMLRYFIAQVHNSRRLVRPRIIICVPTGITQVEKRAVKESAQSAGAREVYLIEEPMAAAIGANLPITEPTANMVVDIGGGTTEVAVISLAGIVYSKSVRVGGDKMDESIMHHIKRKYNLLIGLSNAERIKQTIGAAFPGEYDNQELEVKGRDLVSGIPQHLKVNSEEIRNAISEEVATITHAVRMALEQAPPELASDIVDRGIVVTGGGGLLRGLDQLLREETSLPITLVDDPLSTVVLGSGKVLDNLDILKDVTVD
- the mreC gene encoding rod shape-determining protein MreC — protein: MLPLKLRHLVLAFLLPLFVYMSLYTWNWKTGHLDRMARYTGLEIVGFVLTPGKWVHSKAESLVDSYILLRDVQEENAALRDKLQDLKLKMIRVQSRAKEATRLRELMEFPRPPEWTCQGADIIGSQVGPNSVLRSLIINKGRGDGVAPNTPILTSQGIVGRVKQTSPHFSTVLLITDPNSHIPVRGRESRTNGVLCGQGLHSPLQVKHVPQNAPVQSGETLVTSGLAGLFPQGLPVARIDKIAVSDLSLFKKIQARPLVNFDRLEEVLVVLTPEAQPQPVREPG
- a CDS encoding LpxI family protein; the encoded protein is MNQQPPPADSSPLGIIAGEGQFPLLVAQGARRLGRPTIGIAFKEHTRPELSMLVEHITWLRLGQLSKMLAFFAKHQVREVVFAGGINKPRALALRPDLRAAKLLFHLRSKNDNSLLQALVGLLETEGFTSVSALHFVPSLRTPAGVLTKREPTRQEKADIEFGWPVGKKIGDMDIGQCVVIRDQMVVAVEAIEGTNETISRAGRLGGKGCVVVKTFKPGQEEHIDQPAVGLETVRTMIRAQATCLAVEADKSLFFDRQQTLEVANEAKICIVGYHPGLDL